From Ancylobacter pratisalsi, one genomic window encodes:
- the trmFO gene encoding methylenetetrahydrofolate--tRNA-(uracil(54)-C(5))-methyltransferase (FADH(2)-oxidizing) TrmFO, producing the protein MSRTDQRPVHIIGGGLAGSEAAWQLARRGVPVIIHEMRPERGTDAHKGEGLAELVCSNSFRSDDSTSNAVGVLHAEMRRLGSLIMACADRCKIPAGGALAVDRDGFSEAVTAAIASRPEITVARGEVAGLPPEDWERVIIATGPLTSPDLAAALRTVTDENALAFFDAIAPIVHFDSIDMDVCWFQSRYDKAGPGGTGADYINCPMDKEQYDTFVAALVASNTVPFREFEANTPYFDGCLPVEIMAARGPETLRHGPMKPMGLTNPRNPTVKSYAVVQLRQDNALGTLYNMVGFQTKTRYADQVKLFRMIPGLENAEFARLGGLHRNTYLNSPKLLDGTLRLKAQPRLRFAGQITGCEGYVESAAMGLAAGLFTAAEFTGGTAAVPPPTTAHGALLNHITGGHIETLDAGPRSFQPMNINFGLFPPLDTAPTRDAEGNRLRGTAKTVAKKQVMAARALEDMDAWARAHADPNGEAAA; encoded by the coding sequence ATGAGCAGAACCGACCAACGCCCCGTCCACATCATCGGCGGCGGCCTCGCCGGCTCCGAGGCTGCATGGCAGCTTGCGCGCCGCGGCGTTCCCGTCATCATCCACGAGATGCGCCCCGAACGCGGCACTGACGCACATAAGGGCGAAGGACTGGCCGAGCTGGTCTGCTCCAATTCCTTCCGGTCGGACGATTCCACGTCCAACGCCGTCGGCGTGCTGCATGCTGAAATGCGCCGGCTCGGTTCGCTGATCATGGCCTGCGCGGATCGCTGCAAGATTCCCGCAGGCGGCGCCCTCGCGGTGGATCGGGACGGCTTTTCCGAAGCCGTGACCGCCGCCATCGCCTCCCGCCCCGAGATCACCGTCGCGCGCGGTGAGGTTGCGGGACTGCCGCCCGAGGACTGGGAGCGGGTGATCATCGCCACCGGCCCCCTCACCTCCCCGGACCTGGCAGCCGCCCTGCGCACCGTCACCGATGAGAACGCCCTGGCCTTCTTCGACGCCATCGCGCCGATCGTCCATTTCGATTCCATCGACATGGACGTGTGCTGGTTCCAGTCGCGCTACGACAAGGCGGGACCGGGCGGCACCGGGGCGGACTACATCAACTGCCCGATGGACAAGGAGCAGTACGACACCTTCGTCGCCGCCCTTGTCGCCAGCAACACCGTGCCGTTCCGCGAATTCGAGGCCAACACGCCCTATTTCGACGGCTGCCTTCCGGTCGAGATCATGGCCGCGCGTGGCCCGGAGACGCTTCGTCACGGGCCAATGAAGCCGATGGGTCTCACCAATCCGCGCAACCCCACCGTGAAGTCCTACGCCGTCGTCCAGCTCCGCCAGGACAACGCGCTGGGCACGCTCTACAACATGGTCGGGTTCCAGACCAAAACCCGCTACGCCGACCAGGTGAAGCTGTTCCGCATGATTCCCGGCCTCGAGAACGCCGAGTTCGCGCGGCTCGGCGGGCTGCACCGCAACACCTATCTCAATTCGCCCAAGCTGCTGGATGGCACGCTGCGGCTCAAGGCCCAGCCGCGCCTGCGCTTCGCCGGCCAGATCACCGGCTGCGAGGGTTATGTGGAAAGCGCCGCCATGGGGCTCGCCGCGGGCCTGTTCACGGCGGCCGAATTTACGGGCGGCACGGCCGCGGTGCCCCCGCCGACCACGGCGCACGGCGCGCTGCTCAATCACATCACCGGCGGCCACATCGAAACCCTCGATGCCGGCCCGCGCTCGTTCCAGCCGATGAACATCAATTTCGGCCTGTTCCCGCCGCTCGATACCGCGCCCACGCGCGACGCCGAGGGGAACCGGCTTCGCGGCACGGCCAAGACGGTGGCCAAGAAACAGGTCATGGCCGCCCGCGCCCTTGAGGACATGGACGCCTGGGCCCGCGCCCATGCCGACCCCAACGGCGAGGCTGCGGCGTGA
- a CDS encoding NAD-dependent epimerase/dehydratase family protein has protein sequence MRYFITGTAGFIGYHLARRLLEQGHHVVGFDGMTPYYNVRLKEARHAELARFPGFEAHIGRLEDGERVMRLAEAARPEVIFHLAAQAGVRYSLENPKAYLDSNLVGSWNVIEAARQIGVKHLMLASTSSIYGASPTVPFLESDRADEPLTFYAASKKGMEAMGHSYAHLHRIPTTAFRFFTVYGPWGRPDMALFKFVEAMLDDREIEIYGEGRMSRDFTYIDDLIKAVIALSALPPDESNRVDPARAEDTLSHQGPFRVVNIGGGRPVGLLDFVETIEQILGQPARRKMLPMQKGDVPRTFASPALLQALTGYTPDTPLIEGVGAFVAWYRQARSYL, from the coding sequence ATGCGATACTTCATCACCGGCACCGCCGGCTTCATCGGATACCATCTAGCCCGCCGCTTGCTGGAGCAGGGCCATCACGTCGTCGGTTTCGATGGCATGACGCCCTATTACAATGTGCGGCTCAAGGAAGCGCGCCACGCCGAGCTTGCTCGCTTCCCCGGCTTCGAGGCCCATATCGGGCGGCTGGAGGACGGTGAGCGGGTGATGCGCCTGGCCGAGGCCGCGCGTCCCGAGGTGATCTTCCACCTCGCCGCCCAGGCGGGTGTGCGCTACAGCCTCGAAAATCCGAAAGCCTATCTGGACTCGAACCTCGTCGGTTCCTGGAACGTCATCGAGGCCGCCCGGCAGATCGGCGTCAAGCACCTGATGCTGGCCTCCACCTCCTCGATCTATGGCGCCAGCCCCACGGTGCCGTTTCTTGAGAGCGACCGGGCCGACGAGCCCCTGACCTTCTACGCCGCCAGCAAGAAGGGCATGGAGGCCATGGGCCATTCCTATGCCCATCTGCACAGGATCCCCACCACCGCCTTTCGATTCTTCACGGTCTATGGGCCATGGGGGCGTCCCGACATGGCGCTGTTCAAGTTCGTCGAGGCCATGCTCGACGACCGCGAGATCGAGATCTATGGCGAAGGCCGGATGAGCCGCGATTTCACCTATATTGACGACCTGATCAAAGCCGTCATTGCGCTTTCCGCCCTTCCGCCCGACGAGAGCAATCGCGTCGATCCGGCACGGGCCGAGGATACGCTCTCCCATCAGGGCCCGTTCCGCGTCGTGAACATCGGCGGGGGAAGGCCGGTAGGGCTGCTCGATTTCGTCGAGACCATCGAGCAGATTCTCGGTCAGCCCGCGCGCCGCAAGATGCTGCCGATGCAGAAGGGCGACGTGCCGCGCACCTTCGCCAGCCCGGCCCTTCTCCAGGCCCTCACCGGCTACACCCCCGACACGCCCCTGATTGAGGGCGTCGGCGCCTTCGTCGCGTGGTACAGGCAGGCACGAAGCTATCTGTAG
- a CDS encoding DUF1127 domain-containing protein, whose translation MLLWGLVAKQIRRWNAYRRTLAELSQLDDRTLADINVSRGEIVSVARQAAAAA comes from the coding sequence ATGCTGCTCTGGGGCCTTGTTGCCAAGCAGATCCGCCGTTGGAATGCGTATCGTCGCACTCTCGCCGAGCTGTCGCAGCTCGACGACCGCACCCTTGCCGACATCAACGTCTCGCGTGGCGAGATCGTCAGTGTTGCGCGCCAGGCGGCGGCTGCGGCCTGA
- a CDS encoding O-acetylhomoserine aminocarboxypropyltransferase, which yields MTDASSPGFATLAVHAGAQPDPTTKARATPIYQTTSFVFDDADHAAALFGLQAFGNIYTRITNPTTAVLEERVAALEGGTAAVAAASGHAAQLLAFQTLLSPGDEFIAANKLYGGSINQFNHAFKSFGWNVVWANADDPDSFEKAVSPRTKAIFIESIANPGGVVVDIAAISKVAKRAGVPLIVDNTLATPYLVRPIEHGADIVVHSATKFLGGHGNSIGGVLVDAGSFNWLRDERFPMLSQPRPEYQGMVIGETFGNFAFAIAARVLGLRDLGPAISPFNAFLLLTGIETLPLRMRRHCDNALAVATFLAEHPKVEWVSYPGLPGDRYHNLAQRYLPNGAGAVFTFGLKGGYDAGTAVVSNVKLFSHLANVGDTRSLIIHPASTTHRQLADAQKVAAGAGPDVVRVSIGIEEPADIIADLEQALAAA from the coding sequence ATGACTGACGCCAGCTCACCCGGATTCGCCACCCTCGCCGTCCATGCCGGCGCCCAGCCGGACCCGACGACCAAAGCGCGGGCGACGCCGATCTACCAGACCACGTCCTTCGTGTTTGACGATGCGGACCACGCGGCAGCGCTGTTCGGGCTCCAGGCCTTCGGCAATATCTACACGCGCATCACCAACCCGACGACCGCCGTGCTTGAAGAGCGCGTCGCGGCGCTGGAGGGCGGGACCGCCGCGGTAGCGGCGGCGTCCGGTCATGCGGCCCAGTTGCTCGCCTTCCAGACCCTGCTGTCGCCGGGTGACGAGTTCATCGCCGCCAACAAGCTCTATGGCGGCTCGATCAACCAGTTCAACCACGCCTTCAAGAGCTTCGGCTGGAACGTGGTGTGGGCCAATGCCGACGATCCGGACTCGTTCGAGAAGGCCGTGTCGCCGCGCACCAAGGCGATCTTCATCGAATCGATCGCCAATCCGGGCGGCGTCGTGGTCGACATCGCCGCGATCTCGAAAGTCGCCAAGCGCGCCGGCGTGCCTCTCATCGTCGACAACACGCTGGCCACCCCCTATCTCGTCCGCCCGATCGAGCACGGCGCCGACATCGTGGTGCATTCGGCGACAAAGTTCCTCGGCGGCCACGGCAATTCCATCGGCGGCGTGCTCGTCGACGCCGGCAGCTTCAACTGGCTGCGCGACGAACGCTTTCCCATGCTGTCCCAGCCGCGTCCGGAATATCAGGGCATGGTGATCGGCGAGACCTTCGGCAATTTTGCCTTCGCCATCGCCGCGCGCGTGCTCGGCCTGCGCGATCTCGGCCCGGCCATCTCGCCCTTCAATGCCTTCCTGCTGCTCACCGGCATCGAGACGCTGCCGCTGCGCATGCGGCGCCACTGCGACAACGCGCTTGCGGTCGCCACCTTCCTCGCCGAGCATCCCAAGGTGGAATGGGTCAGCTATCCCGGCCTTCCGGGCGATCGCTACCACAACCTTGCCCAGCGCTACCTGCCCAATGGGGCCGGCGCGGTATTCACCTTCGGGCTGAAGGGTGGCTATGACGCCGGCACGGCCGTGGTATCGAACGTCAAGCTGTTCTCGCATCTCGCCAATGTCGGCGATACCCGTTCGCTGATCATCCATCCCGCCTCCACCACGCACCGCCAGCTGGCCGATGCGCAGAAGGTGGCGGCAGGCGCGGGGCCGGACGTGGTGCGGGTGTCGATCGGCATCGAGGAGCCGGCCGATATCATCGCCGATCTTGAGCAGGCGCTCGCCGCCGCCTAA
- a CDS encoding glycosyl hydrolase family 18 protein yields the protein MAPLSPAQAAPPPRPFLAYHASWAETPATSGDTTTLAGLPGYITHVALSFVKPDLTYAGALDLSGTGLEYPYSGAILRAGILALKQRQPGTKVLLAVGGATYGGWSRLDADALARLVRDLGADGVDIDYEPANPSCVVVSARVHCANDLLSIQLVETIRSALPRPLVVSAAGWSVGAYGEGAFATAPPRSPWRGSMLALLRSPAAAKLDLVSIMSYDAGPSYRPDQAFRAYRALWKGPLALGVQVLPGNGPRFSFAYTGEILSAVRDDPLAGAMLYALRLEPPGPPGPDNPDYRAMAAAICVTLDLADCSAPVP from the coding sequence ATGGCGCCGCTTTCGCCGGCACAGGCGGCCCCGCCGCCGCGCCCGTTCCTCGCCTATCATGCCAGCTGGGCCGAGACGCCGGCCACCTCGGGCGACACCACCACGCTGGCCGGCCTGCCGGGCTACATCACCCATGTGGCGCTGAGCTTCGTGAAGCCGGACCTCACCTATGCCGGCGCGCTCGACCTGTCGGGAACCGGGCTCGAATATCCCTATTCCGGCGCCATATTGCGCGCAGGAATCCTCGCGCTGAAGCAGCGCCAGCCCGGCACGAAGGTGCTGCTCGCGGTGGGCGGTGCGACCTATGGCGGCTGGAGCCGGCTCGACGCCGACGCGCTCGCGCGTCTCGTGCGCGATCTCGGCGCCGACGGTGTCGACATCGACTACGAGCCCGCCAACCCCTCCTGCGTGGTCGTGTCCGCACGCGTGCACTGCGCCAACGATCTGCTGTCGATCCAGCTCGTGGAGACGATCCGCAGCGCGCTGCCGCGCCCGCTCGTGGTCAGCGCCGCCGGCTGGAGCGTGGGCGCCTATGGTGAAGGCGCATTCGCCACCGCGCCCCCACGCAGCCCCTGGCGTGGCTCGATGCTGGCGCTGCTGCGCTCCCCCGCCGCGGCCAAGCTCGATCTGGTGTCGATCATGAGCTACGACGCCGGCCCCAGCTATCGGCCGGACCAGGCCTTCCGCGCCTATCGCGCGCTGTGGAAGGGCCCGCTGGCGCTCGGTGTCCAGGTGTTGCCCGGCAACGGTCCCCGGTTCAGCTTCGCCTATACCGGCGAGATCCTCAGCGCGGTGCGGGACGATCCGCTGGCCGGCGCCATGCTGTACGCGTTGCGACTGGAGCCACCGGGCCCTCCCGGCCCCGACAACCCGGACTATCGCGCGATGGCCGCCGCCATATGCGTCACGCTCGACCTTGCCGACTGCTCGGCACCGGTGCCTTAG
- a CDS encoding serine/threonine protein kinase, whose translation MNERTSAPGRFELDSVLKRDIFSTIERGMWHDDAGQAFPAVRRNYAEVAWWVKPLARHFAHREARALRRAEGGGHTVPVYALEEGHLVRGFVDGVPLQIARPYGDVAYFASARRGLREIHRRRIAHNDLAKPQNWLYAADGRAVLMDFQLAVCFNRRSKLFRIAAYEDIRHLLKQKRSYCRDALTASERRILARKSLFNRIWMNTGKRVYNFVTRRLLNYHDTEGRGPRAMEQGPRIAATLAEAQGVRAAHVADFPTAGHSFGLYAFVESGGSLDEQALRTHLATSLPDVLAPEHIQIVDALPRDDRGEVRDDLLRLIALNQIDQLALLPRTPEQQIVLNAIIRDRRNLSDRVRRGI comes from the coding sequence GTGAACGAGAGGACCTCTGCCCCCGGACGTTTCGAGCTCGACAGCGTGCTCAAGCGCGACATCTTCAGCACCATCGAGCGCGGCATGTGGCACGATGATGCCGGGCAGGCCTTCCCTGCCGTGCGCCGGAACTATGCCGAGGTCGCGTGGTGGGTGAAGCCGCTGGCCCGTCACTTCGCCCATCGCGAGGCCCGCGCGCTGCGCCGCGCCGAGGGCGGCGGCCATACCGTGCCGGTCTACGCGCTGGAAGAGGGTCATCTGGTGCGCGGCTTCGTCGATGGCGTGCCGCTGCAGATCGCGCGTCCCTATGGCGACGTGGCCTACTTCGCCTCCGCGCGCCGGGGACTGCGTGAGATCCACCGCCGCCGCATCGCCCATAACGATCTCGCCAAGCCGCAGAATTGGCTCTACGCCGCCGACGGGCGCGCGGTGCTGATGGATTTCCAGCTTGCCGTCTGCTTCAATCGGCGGAGCAAGCTGTTTCGCATCGCCGCCTATGAGGACATCCGCCATCTGCTGAAGCAGAAGCGCAGCTACTGCCGCGACGCCCTGACCGCGAGCGAACGGCGCATCCTCGCCCGCAAGAGCCTGTTCAACCGGATTTGGATGAACACCGGCAAGCGGGTCTATAATTTCGTCACCCGCCGCCTGCTCAACTACCACGACACCGAAGGGCGCGGCCCGCGCGCGATGGAGCAGGGTCCGCGCATCGCCGCCACGCTGGCCGAAGCGCAGGGCGTGCGCGCGGCTCATGTCGCCGATTTCCCGACCGCCGGTCACAGCTTCGGGCTCTATGCGTTTGTCGAATCCGGCGGCTCGCTGGACGAGCAGGCGCTGCGCACCCATCTGGCGACCAGCCTGCCCGACGTTCTTGCGCCCGAGCATATCCAGATTGTCGACGCTCTCCCCCGCGACGACCGCGGCGAGGTGCGCGATGACCTGCTGCGGCTCATCGCTCTCAACCAGATCGACCAGCTCGCCTTGCTGCCGCGCACGCCCGAACAGCAGATTGTGCTCAACGCCATTATCCGGGATAGGCGAAACCTGAGCGATCGGGTACGACGCGGTATCTAG
- a CDS encoding exopolysaccharide biosynthesis polyprenyl glycosylphosphotransferase, with amino-acid sequence MTRWTHGLVNRLVRLCDLAMILAAAAAFYFYCPRFSWSQILVLAVLGAATFLSTLTAGHAYRVEHYAKWTRAIRHLVIGSIPAMLAVLIACYALVQTRDDDIYLLAVWAGFTLLALAFGRFVLVRAGMKWIMRNDLLRRDAVVIGDLGRAYELIRSYSITKENLNLLDFVAVFQDGEQEEYAPQDSAPPMLGGLKELLEYAKKSPVDVVVITKPWKDPAAIEQLATEMRRVAADVIITLEPKVFYPYYARMTAVADHAALQVQQRPLKGSLAILKAAEDYVVATAGLIILSPILLLAAIAVKLDSPGPVLFRQARVGLNNRPFMVYKLRTMRFDPTDDGSVGAVKQDPRVTRVGAVLRSLSFDEIPQLLNVLKGDMSVVGPRPHVPNMLITENLRYEAVSDYVARYRMKPGVTGWAQINGMRGGIYTVEKAERGVELDLYYIEHWSIWFDIRILLLTVTRGLSDNSAF; translated from the coding sequence ATGACGCGCTGGACCCACGGACTGGTCAACCGGCTGGTCCGACTCTGCGATCTCGCGATGATCCTGGCGGCGGCGGCCGCCTTCTATTTCTACTGCCCGCGATTCAGCTGGAGCCAGATCCTCGTGCTGGCCGTTCTGGGCGCCGCCACCTTCCTCAGCACACTGACCGCGGGACACGCGTATCGCGTTGAGCATTACGCGAAATGGACGCGTGCGATCCGGCATCTGGTGATCGGCAGCATCCCGGCGATGCTGGCCGTGCTGATCGCCTGCTACGCGCTGGTGCAGACCCGCGACGATGATATCTACCTTCTCGCCGTCTGGGCCGGTTTCACTCTCCTCGCTCTCGCCTTCGGGCGTTTCGTGCTGGTGCGGGCCGGCATGAAATGGATCATGCGCAACGATCTGCTCAGGCGGGACGCCGTGGTCATCGGTGATCTGGGCCGGGCCTATGAGCTCATACGCAGCTATTCCATAACCAAGGAGAACCTCAATCTCCTCGATTTCGTCGCCGTGTTCCAGGACGGCGAGCAGGAAGAATACGCGCCGCAGGATTCCGCCCCCCCGATGCTGGGCGGCCTGAAGGAACTTCTGGAATATGCCAAGAAGTCACCGGTGGACGTCGTCGTCATCACCAAGCCGTGGAAAGATCCGGCCGCCATCGAACAGCTGGCGACCGAGATGCGCCGCGTCGCGGCGGACGTGATCATCACGCTGGAGCCGAAGGTTTTCTATCCCTACTACGCGCGGATGACCGCGGTGGCGGACCACGCCGCGCTTCAGGTCCAGCAGCGTCCCCTCAAGGGCTCGCTCGCCATTCTGAAGGCGGCCGAGGACTATGTGGTCGCGACTGCGGGCCTCATCATCCTGTCCCCGATCCTGCTTCTGGCGGCGATCGCGGTGAAGCTGGATTCGCCCGGTCCGGTGCTGTTCCGGCAGGCACGCGTTGGCCTGAACAACCGTCCCTTCATGGTCTACAAGCTGCGCACCATGCGCTTCGACCCCACCGACGACGGATCGGTCGGCGCCGTGAAGCAGGACCCGCGCGTGACCCGCGTCGGCGCGGTGCTGCGCAGCCTCTCCTTCGACGAGATTCCCCAGCTTCTCAACGTGCTCAAGGGCGATATGTCGGTGGTCGGCCCGCGCCCGCACGTCCCGAACATGCTCATCACCGAGAATCTGCGCTATGAAGCAGTGAGTGACTACGTCGCCCGCTACCGCATGAAGCCCGGCGTTACCGGCTGGGCCCAGATCAACGGCATGCGCGGCGGTATCTACACGGTGGAGAAGGCCGAGCGGGGCGTCGAGCTCGACCTCTATTATATCGAGCATTGGTCGATATGGTTCGACATCCGCATCCTGCTGCTGACCGTCACCCGAGGACTGTCCGACAACTCGGCATTCTGA